Proteins found in one Oreochromis aureus strain Israel breed Guangdong unplaced genomic scaffold, ZZ_aureus HiC_scaffold_49, whole genome shotgun sequence genomic segment:
- the LOC116329858 gene encoding uncharacterized protein LOC116329858: MKTLSFLCILLFLCREVFGKLIQTPLGDDVQFLLSEECLKGGGTLNLRRKDASTQLIASLENVWKPGPQHPHRVKQSGLSLILDNADLNDEGLYEFTCNDKDLEAIKLEVFVPSEVAVSEGEDATLPCRSVTAGQSVKSARWRRNGNAVLQLDGTGGITYGEDVDTSRVSIPSEWDRQADLSLTIKGVQQQDEGVYYCDIDKAEKHRSAVRLRVHPQVSTTAGSTPLPTTTPTPSESSDRTWITVITVLVTAAVTSVIVGPLAFLLGRKRRTEARDEETAAQQNGNRTTNNDQSSDQHVSTNGFKRPPGAPEETTLLPINNNNNNNNNDNNDNNKE, from the exons ATGAAGACTCTGAGCTTTTTGTGCATTCTTCTATTTTTATGCAGAGAGGTTTTCGGAAAGTTGATCCAAACTCCTTTAGGAGATGACGTTCAGTTTCTGCTGTCAGAGGAGTGCCTGAAGGGAGGGGGAACACTGAATCTGCGAAGGAAAGATGCCAGTACGCAGTTGATCGCCTCCCTGGAAAACGTCTGGAAACCCGGACCACAACATCCACACCGCGTGAAACAAAGTGGGCTCTCTCTCATCCTGGACAACGCAGATCTGAACGACGAAGGGCTGTACGAGTTTACATGCAACGACAAAGACTTGGAAGCGATCAAGCTGGAAGTATTTGTCCCCTCTGAAGTTGCTGTATCCGAGGGCGAGGATGCCACACTCCCGTGCCGCTCCGTCACCGCGGGCCAGTCGGTGAAATCTGCGCGCTGGAGGAGAAATGGAAACGCGGTGCTTCAGCTGGATGGAACAGGGGGAATCACATACGGGGAAGACGTTGACACAAGCCGGGTGTCGATACCATCAGAGTGGGACCGACAAGCAGACCTGTCCCTCACCATAAAGGGAGTCCAGCAACAAGATGAAGGAGTTTATTACTGTGACATAGACAAGGCAGAGAAACACCGCTCTGCTGTCCGGCTGCGAGTCCACCCTCAAGTCTCCACAACAGCCGGTAGCACACCTCTGCCTACAACCACACCAACG CCATCAGAGTCCTCTGACAGGACATGGATCACAGTGATCACAGTCCTTGTAACAGCAGCTGTAACATCTGTGATTGTTGGTCCTCTGGCTTTCCTCTTGGGCCGGAAACGGAGGACAGAAGCAAGAGATGAGGAGACCGCAGCCCAACAAAACGGGAACCGTACCACCAATAATGATCAGTCATCAGATCAGCACGTCTCTACAAATGGCTTTAAAAGGCCACCTGGTGCTCCAGAGGAAACTACCCTACTGcctattaataacaataataataataataataatgataataatgataataataaagaataa